The following nucleotide sequence is from Drosophila kikkawai strain 14028-0561.14 chromosome 2L, DkikHiC1v2, whole genome shotgun sequence.
TGCTTAGGTATATCCTTCATGAGTGTAGAATCACAGCCTTTTCATCGAACCATCAGAGTTCTGTTGTGTTTTGAATTGTCAAGTATTTCTGTTAGggtgatatatatatgtgtatatctAGGTCTAGGCATTACATGTATCTAGTTTCAATAATTAGCATTGTATTTTCGGTTCTGTTAAACAATAGTCGTTAGGTTGGTTAGGTTGCTTCGCTACGGTTCTAGGTACTAACGCTAACTCTCTacttatatacaaataaatatgcaagCTGGCCCTTCTCTAGGCACATTTTCAACTAAAACTCGGATAGTTAACTTGGAAATCTTCGCTAAACAGTTAATTCAATTGGTTACTAAGTACATTTACGATATAATTATTTGCAGGGCGGCTAAATGAAGTAAACTAACGAAACATTTTTACTGATAATCGGTGTCGAAGGCCACTTATTTTAGGGTGAAAGCACTTGTGTACAAGTTCATGTTCATGGGTGTTGCTAGTCGTCGTGTTTCCTTATCCTAGAGTTGGTTTGCCGCTGAGATAGCCGCCGAGGAATTGCATTTTGGCGCTCGATCAAGTAATCGTTGTTATAATCTGATTCTTAGACCCATAATCGGTGATTCTGCAAGCAGGTTTTTAGTTATTTCAGCAAGGTAATCCAGTATATTTTAGAAGCAAAGCAATGTACAAATAAAAAGACACAAAATCATAAATGTGAACTCATAAAGATGAAACTCAAAACGTGCAAAAGGAAAACTATCattcaaattattttgtgCCTTTTTACCTATAGATTGATGAGGCTGAAGTGGAGCGCGACCAAGTAACTAACAAACCCTCACCTCTGCTGCGCTCCCGCTTGCTCTGTAGTATGACCTTGGTGCTGTCGTCGGGAACCAGCGAGATGCGCACTGTGGTGAGCAGcagtctaaaaaaaaatatttaaaaatttaagaattataAAATTACTGTAAAAGAGGAGTCCCGGAGACTCACCGCGGCAGCACAGCCACAACTGTGGAAAGCAGTATCACCAGCCAGTGGACAGCGGAGCCAAAGCACACAAAGATCACCCAGTAGGTGGAGGGCAGGCCAAAACAATTGACGCACATTGAGTTGTACACAATTGAGAAGAGGTAGAAGGAGCCCAGGCTAATCCCAATGGATATGACATGCAGAATAGTCTGAAAAAAGAGATATATTCAATTagattttctaaaatttttatatttagaaatgTGTAAAGAACTTACCCAGGAACGTATTTCAATGGCACAATGCACTAGATTGGCAAACAGACAGGAGGCCGTAATTGTGGTGCCAAACTCCCAGATACCCACATTACTCTCCGCATAGGCGCACAGCGCCACAAAGAATATAACGAGGCTCTGGTAGAGGGCATCCAACAGTATCAGCCAAAAGTCGTGCGGTCTATAAGCCAAGCCCAGTCGACCCTGAAATAAGAGAGATGAATCAATTACAGTTGAGTTTATAATGATTCTAAAGCTATTTAAGAgacttacatttttataaagatACGGATTCTTTAGCAGGAGATCTTCTGGCACTCGCTTGTCGTACACTCCAATAGCCAAGGGCGGCAGCGAGGTGAATATCAAATTGTACAGCATCAAGTACATCTGGTCCATCATCACAGACCCTGAGAAGCCGCAATATAGCTGATACCAAAATATCAGAAAGACAAAGGCCTGCAAGggagttaaatattttaaataaactctaaaaaaaaacccttaaaaactAATTCTTACCGCATTCTTgtaaaagaaatacaaaatcaTGCGGGACAAGCGATCGTAGCACCAATAGCCATGCGAGAGCAGCAATCGCTCTAGGTAACGAAACCGGGAAAGTGTGAAATCGGCGGCCATTACGGCCTGCATGCCCTCTTGGCCGGAAATGCCCACACCCACATCGGCCATCTGGATCATGGACACATCGTTGGCGCCATCGCCAATGGCCAGGGTACGCAGATTCAGCTCCTCCTTTACCACTTTGACTAGGTAAGCCTTCTGCAGCGGTGTGGAGCGACAACAGAGCACCGAGGCGCAACGCTTGGCTAGCCGCAGAAATGGCAGTATCAGTTTGGACCTGGCAGGAACAGAGATAACAGGGATTAGCTAAAGAAGTAAagcattttatataaaactcACTTGGGATCTAGGATAAAGGTAAGTGTTTTGCCATCCACAACCAAGGCACGCTGCTTTTTCCTCAAGGTTTGGCCATAGCCCAGGGAGGAGGATGTCTTGGCGTTCTCCATGTCAGTCAGATAGAAATTAATGGCTGTTTCTGCTGCGTCGCGAGATCGAGCTGTCAATctaagaatataaataaatgatttgAATTAGTtagtaaattttaaacatCCCTCTAAATACTAGCTCCACTTACTTGATCAGCTCCATTTGCTGAGTAAAAAGCTTTGCAGAATAGGCAATATTTATGGCGGTTTCGGGCTTATCTCCCGTCAACACCCAAACAGAGATTCCCGCTGCTAGCACCGATGCTATCGTCTCTGGCACTCCATCCTGCAGGCGATCCTCAATACCTGTGGCCCCGAGCAAAGTCAGATTGCTTTCCAGCTTGGCAAAGGAGTCCCGCAGCCTACGTTCGCGATTTTCAAGTGACATTTCAATCTCCTGATGTCGCGCCCACCAATCTGTATAATCAGCAGAGTTCAGAGTGCGTTTGGCCATCACCAGGATGCGCAGGCCTTCACGAGCATAGCgatccagctgctgctgggtcTGTTCTCGCAAGATGCCTGAAGTAATCGAATATTTATtagaattaatttatataaaaaacaatataatataAGGGGAAAACTCACCCTCGGGACTATTGTGCGAGCACGGCGCCAGGACGGGCATGATGGAGCTATCAGCTCCCTTGGTGTACAACACAATCTCCTGGGTGCCAGTGCGCCGGACCACAATCGACATGCACTTGCGACTAGAGTCGAAGGGCAGCACCTTGAGTATTTCATACTCCACTGTGGCACCCGCCGTTGGCATGCTGACCAGAATTTGATTGGCACTGCGATTAAGCAGGCAGCAGTCGTAGCTGTAGGCGGCATTCACCAGAGCCAACTCATCCGGGCTCTCGGCCTCATACAAGGGTCGTCCATCAGCGGTTCTGTATATGGTCTCCGTTTTGGTTgaactgaaaaataaattaaattaaattaactgtAGCTTAAACGGATTTCCTTTAAAGACTCACTTCATCTTCAGCCGCTTTCCCTGGGTCTTGGCATTCAGGAAGGTGGCTATGCTGGTAATCTTTGAGTTGATCACCGCCTTGGCCCTTCCCGTGGGCGAAATACTGTTGGACAGAGCCTTGTTTTTCATCGGAGGCGACTCCGATTCGGAATTTGGTGACGATTCCGCCGAACTACTTATCGGCGACAGCGTCGGTTGATGGCTCTGGGCAGGCAAAGCAAACAACAGGTTGGGCGGTGGCGAGGGCGTCACCGATCGAGACTCTGCCAGACGAATGTAGCGATCTGCGGGAATAGATCCCGGCTGCTGTGACCCAGAACCATTCAGTATGGTTGTGGtggtcgttgttgttgttgtgctggCTGCCAGCAGCTTCTGTCGCTGCTTAGCGAGCTTCAGGTTTGCTGGACTGTTattgcctgtctgctgcacctCAATAATGCCACTGGCATTCATCAAATCGCGATGGGGGGCGGCCCCAACAATAACCGTATTGCAGATGGCCAGCACCACCAGGAACTCTTGGATGCGTTGCGCCGGCGATGTCAGATAAGCTCCCTGACTTGGCTGCGCCATGTCATTGATCAGATTATCAttcggcagcagcggcggagCTGGTGCCCCCGGCTTCGAGTAGATCTTCTCCAGTTCCGATGGCGGATGATTGTAATCCGCACCGTTGACCACACACCGCCTGAAGATCATCTTGTTCTCGGTGAGAGTGCCGGTTTTATCCGAGAAAATATGCTGAATCTGACCCAACTCCTCAGTGATGTTCATTGCCCGACATTCTGTTTGCTTATTGGTATCCTGATCGTACAGATCGATGTTGTTGTGGATGTGAAAGACCTGCAGGATCTTGCACAGCTCGATGGTCACGTACAGGGACAGAGGTATCATCACCTGAAGAATGATGATGTATGTCCAGAAGGTCCACATGCCCTCGAGGTTGGCATTCACCTCGAAGGGAAGGTAGGGCACCGGAAAGTTGGTGAACGAGCTCAGCCACATCCTGCAGCCGATGGCGCCGACAACGCACAGTAACAACAAAATTATCACACACCTAAAGAGGgagattaattaataattagttaattttacctaatatttaaatttaaaaaatgtcttATGCCTTTCCAGGGTTCTTATCTCTGTAATGTGAGAAACTGATTAGCTTTTCCATTAAAGACAAACTttagaactaatttaaataccatttcaattgtttttttgtacatcTTTCCCTGTAAAAACAATTCGCACGGTCAACGCACTCACCATATCACATCAATATTCATTTGCTGTTCCACCTGGGAGCGCTTGTACCTCGGACCACTATTGTTCAGCATCGACTTTGTTTCATGTCCCGCATAGACCACGATACCTTCAATAAAGTCTGTATTCTGTGAGCGAGAAAGGAATCATGTTGAGTAAATGTTCTGTAAATCCCGTAAAAAACTTACCTTCAGTCTGCTCTCTCTCAGCAAAAGGCACTCGGTCGATATCGGCACTCGCTCACCAGTTGGATGTATTAAGGCCCCATGGAATCTATATAGCTTCGTTGTCGGCGCATCCGCCTCCACGCGACTCACAAACTTGCTGGGCACAAAAATGCTCTGCATTTCCTCAAAGCCACGTACAACCTGCACAGACAAATATCTAAAGGTTAGTATCACGTATCTGGGTTGGGTAATTGTCGCACTTACCTCGCGACGCTTTAGATTCGTTTCCCCGTCCAAATCGCAGGTGTCTATGTAGCAGACCCCTTGGGGGTCGCTTGTCCGGAGCAGAAGGATGTCTGCCGGCACCGTCTCGTTGTTGGACAGGTGGACAATGTCCCCGACACGCAAGTCCTGCCATTTCACCTTCTTATAACGCTCAGTCTCCCtgcaaaagcaaataaatattacaaattgtaATGGATCTAAACGTCATTTGTTAAATCATTTGCAATTAATTCaggttatatttataaataataatttatttagtcaaggcttataaatttctttatttctaaCGATCTaaactttgaattttttctttattcccAAAACTTGTTAgccattaatttatatttttaagctatGACGCGATTATATTAAGATATTTGGGGACATCAAATGGGTGGGATAACACGTTTTTCAGGGCGTCTACGTCTGCTAGAACCCCCAAATTAAAGCATATTTAATGCCCAATCttcaatacattttaaagtcaTTGCTTCGTTatgaaaatgaatattttataatggcACAGAACGAAGCGCGCGCTCTGAAGGCTTCCCAAATGTCAGCCACTGGTCACGAAATGTCGCTCAAGCTGTCATAACTATACAGAGATATGTAATCCATATGCAATATTCATGGAATGCTCGTCATATAACCGAAACTCAATTATTGTCAAATGAACACATTGATGGCTGGCCCAGAGCCAGCATTTACATGCGAGTTAAGTGGAGCTGCTCTGGCTTTGTTTGCTTATCTGGATGGGTTAAGGTCAGGGATGGGGATGAGTGCACCCGCCAATGGAGAGGAGAAGGTGTAGGAGTAGGTGTAGGTGTAGGCCGCCGCATGACGGTCAGGGGCTCGCATGTGGGCCGGTTATTAAAGTAACAAGTAAATTGCAAAATAATACCCCATCACTTGGCCTCGACCTTGGCcgacaggcaggcaggcgcAGAGATGAGGGGCTGGAGTTTCCCCGCTGCGTCATGGTGAAAGCATTCCGCGGTTAATTTtcatggtttttattttggttacaTTCCATGATGTGCCCCATGTATCCCCGTAATGGCGTCATCTCTGCTCCGCCCTGCTTAGATATTTATGAAAggacaaaaaaaaggagggaGAGATGGAGTTGGAGCCAAAGCAAGTGCAAGGACATGGACATGGTTTTCCATTACATTCAAGTTCACTCTTCCATCCGGCGTGAAATTGTTATGGTTGTTGTGGGCAAGTGTAATTTTTTAACAGTCGCGTGTTCGACCATGCTTTTGGCTTTGtcattgtgtgtgtttggctgGCCAGTGTCCTTGCATTGCTTGAATCCAGCCAGATTGCCACTGTGACAAGTCCTGCCAACTACAGGCAGTCacagcaaaataaaattaaggaaaacaGGTCGCGCGCGTAGTTCGGTGAAAGCCAGCACTCGCCATCATTATAATTGGGTCATTAGCAAGATTGCACATTCTAATGCAATTTTCTAGGTCCCCTCGTCGCTCCCCCTTTGGtcatataattatatttgtgtttGCCCTGCTCCTGGCCAACTCTGGTTTTCTTTGTGTTGACTTGTCCCGGTAAATGCAATTCTGTAATTGGAACAGTTAACAGcattgtcgtcgtcgtcgttccCATATATCACGTTCAAGTGCATGCCGACGCATGCCAGCAGTTTCTTGAAAGGTAAAAATGgacttttatttcattatctCGCCGTTTTCCCCGATAAGATATTGATTTGGTCACTGTGAAGTGGCTTATTCTCGTGTATGACGACGTCAACCGGGCGCAATAAACCTTTATTGTTCAGGGTTTCGACTAGAAAACCTCGAATTTCTTGGAATTACTTCAGAGTAATGGGTAACTATGTCTTTTAAGTTTGAAGTGTTAGCTTCAAAGCAAAATGGCGAGGTTAAGGTCTCTGAGATGGGTTTAAAATTCTGATTAGTATTTATCATGTGATCGCCGGTTTCAGGCGGTTTTTTGAAGTGGTTTTgatagtaatttatttatttaataactgaAATCTGGGTTATGTGCTGAAAAGTATAAATGGAACTTTGGTCATAACAATTTATTGACCTGCTTATCGGTTTTTGTGTGAAAACACCTCATTCCTTATTCCATCCCCATTTTTACAACCGGAACTTGATCATCAGCTTGTTGATAATTATCCCTTGTTCTTTTTAcgactatttatttatttgttttgattttggctTTCCCTCTCACTTACTTTCCTTGCACCTCTCCAAGTTTGCCATATTTTTATGTGCTGTTCACTTTCACTGTCGATGCTTTTTGGGTCACGCGTTAGTCACCCAATGACCCAGCGTCGGAGGGGGGTCCACGTCATTAATCATATTCCTCCGGATAGAAAACATATATAACCTTCGATAGGCGGAACAACAAGTGCAAGTTGTAGGGAAGGTGACAGCTGTGGGTCTTGTAATTATCGCCATCATTACAGTGCCCCCGACGTCGTCTTGTGGCGCGTGACCAACTGTTGGCCAAGTGTCAAGTCCATTAACAAGCCCCGGATCCCAGACAGTGTGTCTTGTGTCTCCTTCTCCCCGTGGGGAGGACATGCAGTAGTCACAGAACTGGGACGAACCCCAAGTTAGCTCACAACTTCTCGTCCGCCTTTGCCATGTTGCATGTCACCTAATTGGGACCAACCCACTTTATTCGCGGATTCATATTTACCCCGAGGGCGTCCCGAGCTGTTGAATCTTTAATGGCGCTTTGGCGAAGTGCAATTACCGCGGCTGACTCGATTTATTAGGCGGCCGGTCGGGTCTCGCGAAATGCAAAATTAATGCGAGTTTAACTCGACGATGAGCACGTTGATTGCTGAATTATTGTTtgcccaacaaaaaaaaaaaaaaagcagacaCTTGGCGGCATAAAAGTGAAACTCACGCAACTTCGCAACCCGAATCCGAGTTTTGTTTTCCGATTTCGATTTTGGGAGGCGAGAATGTGGGTCGAGTGGGTTACGCCTTCTCCTCTTCCCCAAACGCCTCTCTTCGTGCTTCTCACACGCCCTCCTCGCCGCTTCTTAAACACCCTTCTTGGCACTTCTCGCACGCCCTTCTCCCTCTCTACTTGAAAGGATCAAGTTGGTTGTTAGTTTGGCTTTGAGTTTGTGTTATTTCCCCCTCCTTTAGCCTGTCAATTAAAATGGTGATGGTATCGATTTAGCTcaaaaacgaaattaaatgGGTCTTCCCGAAATCATAGTTTTGGCTACGTATCAGCTGAATCATGGTGATATAAAGCGTTCCCTGCCCGTATAATTCATTATTGATCCACGACCTCTTTTgtgtttcatttaattaatgaaGTTTTACAtcaagataataaaaatataattcggAGTGGTGTTTTCTCATGGCTGCATTTGAAAGTGGGGTTTTCCAAGCTAATTACTTTACAAACAATACGTTGCAAGCTAGGGTACAACCTATTTATTATGACAACACAACATAGTAGTCGGCCGCTAATCAGTTTTCTCTATTACTGAATTTACCAGCGAAgcatttttctttgtttaaaaTTCCAATGCAAAGATAATGGATAAGATAAAAGTGCATTTACCAGGAACTCACATATAAGAATGATCCAAATGAATCAAAGCAATGCCTCACTACATGCAATTACGTCATGGTTTTGTGATGTTACAACATTACACTCCGTCTGGAAGATCTCAGGGGCACACGGAGCAAATTGTGCTCAGTGTATTGAACCGTgcatttgattattttagTGCTCCCATCTGGCCGAACGACCGCCGGCTCGTACGTACTCCTCCTCGGCATCGTATACATGGAAATTTATGTGGCCAAAGTGGGTCATGCATGTTCATTTGGAGGCAGGCAGTTATGGACCTGGAAATAGTAGGGTAATTCTCCAAAAGTTGGCAAAAGTGGGCAAATGCGCATGCCTCCATCTGCCGTCCGCCTTGGTCAGAGTCAATAAAACGCTCGGGCATAAACAGGAATCGGAGGTGGAGTGGGAGTTGGTGGAATGCTACCCGCTAATAGGTAAGTTCATGTAGCAGCAAGACAAGGTTGTTATTTAAAAGGTATTTTCCGTAGGCCTAAAGTAAACATGCGTGGGTCGGCGATTAGACCAACTTACACTTTGTGCTCaggcaccaaaaaaaaaaaaaagtagctagcggaaaaacacacaaaaacactgACTAGAGCAGCCTGACGACTATGCAGCAAATTAGGCAAAAGCCAACGAAGCATTAGCCTGGTTGGGTAAACATAACCAGCAGGACTTCAGGCGGCACAAGGACCATCCCCCGCAATGTTCTATCATAAATAATTCAGCATTTAATAAGTCTATATCCCCCTTGGAATCCCTCGTTCCAAGCAGACGATGAGTCCCGACAGATAAAGTGGGGCTGACAAGGGACTACTACGTACTCTGACAGACAGGTAGCACTTCGTCTAGGTAAATTAACACATAGTCACTGCTTTTCAATATGCACAACATTGCCTAAAGTTTCGCCTAATTGGAGATGATCGATATCACATGTTTGTATTGCTCTTGAAATCGTTGGGGAAATGGTTCATAAATcataaatgtaattttctctACCTAAAAAACTACTTGTCCTTGACATTATTTGTCTGGATTTTGTGTAATTAGAAAAGGAATTGAAGTATAGAAAAAATC
It contains:
- the LOC108077147 gene encoding phospholipid-transporting ATPase VD, whose product is MPSANTEDLRRKFLVVQQQRSAPPNLAGDSLQPAVPNAATTTSLMMTTSTGLGGGAGLSMGMGEPERTYVFPGGNPVVASAPGGGQGIPGVAIAAPSRGHARSISHGGGAIVGANGRPIKSAMKGHQRAFSQGQITDSPPGSAAPAGRGHSRVGSKTDFILPPGHKEEPVREPSAPTSATGGRGHSRQASRSESIYTLRRTEAPPWWKRFTLCNYNTSDKFEERSYRMVVPNHTVPPKTPKRDHPNGQFVGNKIRTTKYTLLSFIPKNLLEQFHRVANLYFIFIVLLNWVPQINAFGKEVAMIPVLFVLGVTAVKDLFEDRRRRASDKRINNTTCRVYDGETERYKKVKWQDLRVGDIVHLSNNETVPADILLLRTSDPQGVCYIDTCDLDGETNLKRREVVRGFEEMQSIFVPSKFVSRVEADAPTTKLYRFHGALIHPTGERVPISTECLLLRESRLKNTDFIEGIVVYAGHETKSMLNNSGPRYKRSQVEQQMNIDVIWCVIILLLLCVVGAIGCRMWLSSFTNFPVPYLPFEVNANLEGMWTFWTYIIILQVMIPLSLYVTIELCKILQVFHIHNNIDLYDQDTNKQTECRAMNITEELGQIQHIFSDKTGTLTENKMIFRRCVVNGADYNHPPSELEKIYSKPGAPAPPLLPNDNLINDMAQPSQGAYLTSPAQRIQEFLVVLAICNTVIVGAAPHRDLMNASGIIEVQQTGNNSPANLKLAKQRQKLLAASTTTTTTTTTILNGSGSQQPGSIPADRYIRLAESRSVTPSPPPNLLFALPAQSHQPTLSPISSSAESSPNSESESPPMKNKALSNSISPTGRAKAVINSKITSIATFLNAKTQGKRLKMNSTKTETIYRTADGRPLYEAESPDELALVNAAYSYDCCLLNRSANQILVSMPTAGATVEYEILKVLPFDSSRKCMSIVVRRTGTQEIVLYTKGADSSIMPVLAPCSHNSPEGILREQTQQQLDRYAREGLRILVMAKRTLNSADYTDWWARHQEIEMSLENRERRLRDSFAKLESNLTLLGATGIEDRLQDGVPETIASVLAAGISVWVLTGDKPETAINIAYSAKLFTQQMELIKLTARSRDAAETAINFYLTDMENAKTSSSLGYGQTLRKKQRALVVDGKTLTFILDPKSKLILPFLRLAKRCASVLCCRSTPLQKAYLVKVVKEELNLRTLAIGDGANDVSMIQMADVGVGISGQEGMQAVMAADFTLSRFRYLERLLLSHGYWCYDRLSRMILYFFYKNAAFVFLIFWYQLYCGFSGSVMMDQMYLMLYNLIFTSLPPLAIGVYDKRVPEDLLLKNPYLYKNGRLGLAYRPHDFWLILLDALYQSLVIFFVALCAYAESNVGIWEFGTTITASCLFANLVHCAIEIRSWTILHVISIGISLGSFYLFSIVYNSMCVNCFGLPSTYWVIFVCFGSAVHWLVILLSTVVAVLPRLLLTTVRISLVPDDSTKVILQSKRERSRESPIMGLRIRL